A single Cyprinus carpio isolate SPL01 chromosome A20, ASM1834038v1, whole genome shotgun sequence DNA region contains:
- the LOC109044810 gene encoding transmembrane protein 200A-like: protein MIATGGVITGLAALKRQDSARSQYHLPIQSSTSAPEKKCTKRKPRADVVVVRGKIRLYSASGFFLVLGVLILMAGIAMAVLGYWPHKDHQKAPESKLSVNNTQVGREQVGSIAQFLEQHLHSEKMKMLGPFTMGIGIFIFICANAILHENRDRETKIIHMRDMYSTVIDVHSLRIKEQKCTNGAYTGPYADTKIRSFGLDSQFASRLAANTLMSFSGLDGDVRFSHRTSSAEDDEGLMSEARGGLGWLSPTYKERSECIFAFQDEGNRRWEDKRGTLKKWQTRSIVSSSISAFTLPVIKLNNCVIDEPDIDSITEELEQNRVHSRPLSMESLTVPVPDIAKAFKPPGAHLLRSNSATESPSSTSSHSSLSPGSTSGRFLSPGAARKDFGSNNSLHVLSAHSKSLDLERGPTMLTVHPEQRKHPSWPRLDRSNSKGYTKLEDKEDPMDRLIVPPVAVKKDYTKKEKLLMISRSHNNLSFEHDEFMSNSLKRGTSETRF from the coding sequence ATGATTGCAACAGGTGGGGTGATCACAGGGCTTGCAGCATTGAAAAGACAAGACTCCGCCCGCTCTCAGTATCATCTGCCAATCCAGAGCTCCACCTCTGCACCTGAGAAGAAATGCACTAAGCGTAAACCTAGAGCTGATGTGGTGGTGGTCAGAGGGAAGATCAGATTGTATTCGGCCTCAGGATTCTTCCTGGTTTTGGGAGTGCTGATCCTCATGGCAGGCATCGCAATGGCTGTTCTAGGATACTGGCCTCATAAGGACCACCAGAAGGCACCAGAAAGCAAGCTGTCTGTAAACAATACGCAAGTTGGCCGAGAGCAGGTGGGCTCTATTGCGCAATTCTTGGAGCAGCACCTGCATTCAGAGAAGATGAAAATGTTGGGTCCTTTCACAATGGGAATTGGGATTTTTATCTTCATCTGTGCTAATGCCATCTTGCATGAGAACAGGGATCGTGAGACAAAGATTATCCACATGAGGGACATGTACTCGACAGTCATAGACGTTCACAGCTTGCGGATTAAGGAGCAGAAGTGTACGAACGGTGCTTACACGGGTCCCTATGCGGACACAAAGATCCGTTCCTTTGGTCTGGACAGTCAGTTTGCCTCACGGCTTGCAGCAAACACACTAATGTCCTTCTCTGGTCTTGATGGGGATGTCCGATTCTCCCACAGGACCAGCTCGGCCGAGGATGACGAGGGTCTAATGAGTGAGGCCAGAGGTGGATTAGGCTGGTTGTCGCCTACCTACAAGGAGCGTTCTGAATGTATCTTTGCGTTCCAAGATGAGGGTAATCGTCGGTGGGAGGACAAGCGTGGCACGCTCAAGAAATGGCAAACGCGCTCTATCGTTTCCTCTTCCATCAGCGCCTTCACGCTGCCTGTCATCAAACTCAACAACTGCGTTATCGACGAGCCTGACATTGATAGCATCACGGAGGAATTAGAGCAGAACAGGGTGCACTCCAGACCTCTGTCAATGGAATCATTAACAGTCCCTGTTCCCGACATTGCCAAAGCTTTCAAGCCTCCGGGTGCCCACCTGCTCCGGAGCAACTCAGCCACTGAATCCCCAAGCTCCACATCATCCCATTCCTCACTGTCTCCTGGATCCACCAGTGGTAGATTCCTGTCACCTGGAGCTGCACGTAAAGACTTTGGCTCCAATAACTCCCTCCACGTGTTATCAGCCCATTCCAAATCTCTCGATTTAGAGAGAGGGCCCACAATGCTGACTGTCCACCCTGAACAGAGGAAACACCCGAGCTGGCCCAGATTGGACCGCAGTAATAGTAAAGGATACACTAAACTGGAGGACAAAGAGGACCCTATGGACAGGCTAATAGTGCCCCCAGTGGCTGTGAAGAAGGACTACACTAAAAAAGAGAAACTTCTTATGATCTCCAGGTCTCACAATAATTTGAGTTTTGAGCATGATGAGTTTATGAGCAACAGTCTGAAGAGAGGCACCTCAGAGACTAGATTTTAA